A single window of Leptolyngbya ohadii IS1 DNA harbors:
- a CDS encoding HEAT repeat domain-containing protein: protein MYDNDDLSVLNAELESDPLDAIEPIDAEPKPDPEAMLRLLDSPNNQQKMLAARAFCELEDDRAIPSLIRLLSDACPLIRVSAAYGLGRNPSADAVDPLIDQLQQDWNGYVRKGIVWALGNCRDRRSLEPLLKALRTDISAVRLWAASALAQMSTVGYEAMIAAIPPLIEALRRDPVAAVRSNCAWSIGQICRELPSNVVYATAIDALIEAFAEDEEMGVREDARSAMLRVGDPRGLQVIETIEQEGLI, encoded by the coding sequence ATGTATGACAACGACGACCTCTCCGTACTCAACGCCGAGCTAGAGTCCGACCCGCTAGACGCGATCGAGCCGATCGATGCTGAACCCAAGCCCGATCCGGAGGCAATGCTGCGGCTGCTGGACTCTCCCAACAATCAGCAAAAAATGCTGGCGGCTCGCGCATTCTGCGAACTGGAAGACGATCGCGCTATCCCGTCTCTGATTCGCCTGCTTTCCGATGCCTGTCCGCTGATTCGGGTCAGTGCTGCCTATGGGTTGGGGCGCAATCCCAGTGCCGATGCCGTAGACCCTTTAATTGATCAGCTTCAGCAGGACTGGAACGGCTATGTTCGCAAAGGCATTGTCTGGGCGCTGGGCAACTGTCGCGATCGCCGATCGTTAGAACCGCTGCTGAAGGCATTAAGAACCGATATTTCTGCGGTGCGGCTCTGGGCGGCGAGTGCCCTGGCTCAAATGTCTACCGTCGGCTACGAGGCAATGATTGCTGCCATTCCGCCCCTGATTGAAGCCCTGCGGCGCGATCCGGTGGCTGCGGTGCGAAGTAACTGCGCCTGGTCGATTGGTCAGATCTGCCGCGAACTGCCCTCCAATGTGGTTTACGCCACGGCGATCGACGCTTTAATCGAAGCCTTTGCCGAAGACGAGGAAATGGGCGTGCGGGAAGATGCCCGATCTGCCATGCTGCGGGTGGGCGATCCGCGTGGGCTTCAGGTGATTGAAACGATCGAGCAAGAGGGGCTGATCTGA